The Notolabrus celidotus isolate fNotCel1 chromosome 6, fNotCel1.pri, whole genome shotgun sequence nucleotide sequence AAGGTTGTTTATCAGAGAAGATGTGCCATGTTTACTCATGGAATCAAAAACGTGTAAATCGCTCTGTGAAACTGTGTGAACTCACGGTTTATGGCCGTCCTTTGGACTTGTCCACATTGTGCAAACATCACAATCTCAGACATAATAATTCTGCCATACAAACAGGGACAACAAACAGGATAAGAACATTGATTAAGGTCAGCTGTGTTTATGCTACAGTATTACTTATTAAGTACTCCTGTAAGCATATCTGCTCCAGTCTCAGTTTGTACAGCAGTGCTCAAAGCAGCCTGTAGATGGCAGCAAATCTCAGATTTAAGAAACGCATGATATTAAAGTTAGAGGGTGAGGAGAAGCACACACGTTTTAATCTTGACATCTTTATTCCTGTCCTGCAATACATTTGCCACATGTTCAAAGAGTAAATACATCTTAAATAGCTAAACAGTTGACATTTTTTCACAAATTCTTCTTCAACACCCCAGATCCACAGTTTGCAAGGGAGAAACAAGCCCTTGAGCCCACTATGTCCTTGTGAAAAACTCCCAAATGGTCCATACAGTCTTTGTCATGCTCGCCAGGTTTTCTGACATGTATACTTGTGGTGTGCTGGCTGGAGTTTCCTGTGATGACATGATGGGGGTATTCTAAAGCAATGGTATTTCAGAAACATAGATTTGTGGAATTTTGTGGTTTTATCATGGATGTACTGTttaaagagggagaggacaagCAAACACTATCAGGACTGTCATTACAGGTTACAAACACCACAATCTTTCGGTTTTAAAGGTTTGAGTACAAAGTATGAAAAAAGCCAACTTCTGCATTATCTCAAATGTTGTAAATTTGAAACACAacgcttctttttaaaaaagatctaaagactcaaacacattcacagaTCGCATTCCTGCTCAAAGCAGAGAAATGAACAGTTAACTGATAAAAACAACTTGACCACTACCATCCACACAGTTACTAAGACTGATCATGATTCTTTAAGCCATTTCATGAATGAAAAAGTCACTTTAGCTGTACAAAATCATTTTCCCTTAAAGAAAAGCAATGGCAAAAGAACATTTGATTTTCTCTGATGGAAGAGGTCCCATGTTTTTGTGGTTTGCATAAGAAGCAGGGGGCCGAAATCTGCCAGTTTCTAAAACTTCACATATTATTGAACATGATAAATCGTCTACACTGTTTAAGAAAAATCTGaattaaaagtaacattttataGCAATCGATCACCATCACATGTACCAATCTAAATATACGAAAATAGTAGCAAGACAATTGGCTTTTAATGGGCTCCGTCTAAACAATTCTAGTACGTTTTTCAGTCATGTTAAATAAGATCACGTTCAGACGCATAGCAACTGTAGATAACCCTTTTTTCATAATCTGTGTAGTGTTTTTAGGGACTCATTCAAATTTTATACAGCGCATGTTTGAACTCAAACACCTCTGACATTTTCTTagttgcacacaaacaaacagacaaaacaatgcagcaaacaaaacacacagtcGTCTCAGGTAGAACTCGCTGCATACATGAGGTACAAACTAGCAAACAGATAAGGCAAAGTCAATACAGAGCTGTCTTTTTCCACTAAGGCAGCAAAATAACGCAGATGTGGAGAGCACAAGCTAGTTGATACTATGCACTCTTACATACACGGTAAGTCTGGTTCTGACATGATTAGCACCCGACCTGTTATTGTTCCATCTAAGAGCTGAGgtgataaagagagagaagagcagtTTGAGGGtagtatggtgtgtgtgtgtgtgtgggggagaaaaaaaaactcaagttCAACTCTGAGGCAGAGATGTGTTTCACTCTGAAAGCTAACCAGTGACATCCTTAACCCTGGTTTACAGGACTGCTAGGTGAGACATCCTGGACCCTGATTCCTGAGCCTTATTAACCACATGGAGTGTTTCTtgcaataaaaagaagaagatgttATCACCATGTGTTGGATAAAAGTTGGACGAAATGTAGGAAAAAGCAACTAGTCATTGTGTTTTCCTCCTTTCGACAGGCCTCTCCAAGTTTTACAAAGAAAGATGACAACTTAATTTTCCTGCATGGTACCTCTCCTTTCTAAATCAGATGAACACAGGAAAATTAGTAGCCGTGAGAGGTGGTTTGATCCCAATGTTCTGGGTAACCGAGAAGAATCCTATTGCACCTGAACCTACGTACACTAgccattactattattattccACAACGATACCTCTTAGCAGAGACAAGTAGAGAACTGCATACTGGACATTTATCTTGCTTTAAATTCTCAATTGAACTTTTCTATTCTAAAAAAAGAGGATCCAAATTGTATCAGGCAGGTTAATGAAGAGTGTTAAACCAGGTTCCATAAGATGAACAACCTTTCTTACATATTGCTCCGTGACTTTTAAATTCTGTGATCACAAAAAAGTTCAGtatcaaaaacaaaatctgagatttctttttttttttaaactgttaaaaagcaacaacaacaaatcatagACTTTCCCATGTCAGCCTCCACCCTCTGTTTCCAGTACAATAAAGGGACAACACAGACTTCTGAGAAAAACCAAAGGCATGTAGAGTGGGATAAGGAGAATATCTATGCAAGAGGTGTTAGGGTAACTAAATGTCCATTCCAGTCTTTTCCATTTAAGTCAGTCAGTCCTTCCAGTGGGcaggcggggggggggggggggttagattTTCAAGGTGGGAAGAGGTCGGAGACACCCCTTTCAAGACCAGTGTTGAGACTGAAAACAATAAGTTAGCAGGGATCTTGTGGAGCCACCCAGCGAGACCACACTGGAGTCGACAAAGAGTCATTAGTGGTGTTGCTCTCAGGTCGACGTGCGAACCAAAAACTAAAATAGGGCCAGACCAGGCGAGTTCAGGTAGCCATTAAGGCAACAGTCCAAATCCTCCTGTCCATAAAGGTCCATGGTACAGTCAGCTCTGGTGGTGTCCTTTAGGGCCTTTGCTTCGATCATCCTCTTTTTGAAAAAGTTTATATTTCATCATTGAGTTGTTTCATCGTTCTTtctgtaagtccatgctgccgCTACGCACTGTAGCATTTTTTCTAAATGTGCAACAGTCAGctagggagaaaaaaagacaagagaggGACAGGTGTTAGTGCAACTATTTGGTTTCTGGGGAAACTAAGACATAGGCAAAAGTACAACAGTAAGGGTATCTTCTGCTGGAACTAGCGTTCACGTAACAAGTGTGATACCATAACTCCCTCTGCTTAACTTTTATCtgtcaaagacaaacaaaacatttcccCATTGTCTCACCTGCATCACGATACCACACAGCGACAGCTCATACAGTCCTGACCGCTCTCATCAGGTGGGTTTAGCTTCCTCAGCTTATGATGTCTGATCTCTCTAACCAGTGTATAGAAGGCGTCCTCTActccctgaaaacacacagacaggttaTGGATCAAATTTAAACACCCAAAACAGTCAGTCATAAGAGGAGTACACTCATCAACATTAAACCTCTCAGGTGTACTCACTGTTGAGCGGCATGGAAACATCAGCATAGTAACCCTGATCATTTCAGATACTGTTAATCAAAAACTCATAATGACTAATTTATTGCTAAGCTTTGTGCACACTCTTGGTCTGAATGACAGGCTTTCTGCGTGTTCAGCGATGAATGTACCTGCACAATGTGTAACAGTGAGTCAGACACAGTTTGAGCAGCACAGCGACCTCTCCTCATGGAGGCCTTCAAAAAATACTGTAACTCTGTTCTCAAGCCAATATATCCTACCTATGAGTCACTGCCTGCGGTATAACAAAATGTTCCCAGCAACAAAAATCACTTCATACTGTGGGCAGTTCACTGTTCTGCATGTGCATGAATACATgtgcaaaatgtttaaaaacacagccagtTAAGGATACTGAGATGACCTGTTGCTCACTTTGTGATGCAGCATGGTTGAGCTTAACTCTACAAAGATGGGAGGCAAAATTACGTCCGCTTCACATAGGAGTGTTAGCTGCCGGAGGACTCTGGCTCTTGCCATCATGGCATTTACACAGGCTGCGTGTGTGCTGCATGAGATGCTGCAGTCAGCCTTGACTCTGGCACAAGTTTTACCCAAAATAAGACAGTTCTATTATCATATACTATCTATTATTAGAATGTTTGCCATACCTATACAGTAGTGGTTTCGGGGTTAAGctcttaaaaaataatttcatatgCATTAAAAAGTGTTCCTTAATTTATATATAGAATACTGTAGCTGTGtgcatagacacacacacacacacacacacacacacacacacacacacacacacacacacacacacacacacacacacacacacacacacacacacacacacacacacacacacacacacacacacacacacacacacacacacacacacacacagtgacagagaAGAGGGTAGAGATGTAACCTTATGTTATTTGATCTGTAAAACTATGTACCTATGAATTATGACTGTTTGGGGcaaagacccacggtgaggcagctttttattattaaggcccacgcctgtggaacaccctatctgaagatctgagggctgcatatagcataaatatttttaaaagcaaactcaagacctacctttttagtctctcttttaactgagttttattcttaacagttttatttatttatttatttattatctagttcaaattgtattcacttttattatactttatttattcatatacttatttatttattttaagtatagcagcttattgtcttttaatggtttaatattttagtgttttgttatcaattacatttatttatattttggtgattttaatttcctgtgttgagttttaacatcttattttacctccagtgtttcctcattgagATATCAtaagagcatttcctcagttcattcagcaacttattttttatttattttttattttttattgtttttattactattgttgcatatattgtgttcttgaccttaggattgtggggtgggtttggggttgggcaggatctttttcttaattgattctattttaggttgtttttatgtaaagcactttgtgttaatatgccattgtatgaaaagcgctttataaataaagtctaattgattgattgattgattgattgattgatttgttgtcCATATAGAAGCAGGCCTTTGGGTTCTGTACAGGTGTCAAGGGTTGGCCTTATCAGGAAAGGTTCTTGTTCACATGACAAACAGGTGCTcattttacacacagacaccagctgagcagagagaggggcagggAGATAGATCTAGGTGGAGAGGGAGATTGAGGGAGATAGGAGGAAATATTTCCCGTAACATGGCTTGCCTGCAGCCAACATGATATGACAGCTttgtttcacaataaaagttcaGCAGAGACTCTGATAAAGAGCTTTGCAAGTGACGTTATCAAAAAATTGTGCTGGGCACAACTTCCGAACAAAAACATAGTGTGAAAACGAAATGAGTCACTCCAAAGGAAGAGCAGATCAGGCTTCTGCTTTGGAAACTATTCCAGAAGTGCTACATACTATATTTTTAATGCTTGTGATGTAAACCTCACTGATACAAAGCCAAAAGAGATCTCAACTCTTCAGTTTCTGTCAATTTTGGCAGAGATCTGTGTGTGGGTTGCAGAAAAAATATGCAAGCCTTCTATTCTGCTAGATGGATGTGAACGTCAGCGATATGGACAGTGTGATCTGTTTATATGAAAGCTGAAATGAAAATCAAGCTGTTATGGAGCCATCATGTGACcaacacacttcctgtttgaagTGCCCATCAAGATTTAATTCAAATTTTGCCAGCTGGGTTCATCTCTGATTGGCCAAATAGTGTGAATGCATGGCTTGTGTTCTTTGCTAGTGTTTTGTCTGAATTCTCAAATGTTTCTGTCCCAACACATATTCACATATACaatgtcatttttcttttactggtgtgtttgtggcagtcatttgtaatattttataGAGAATGTCCACATTTATGGTCAAATGGAAAGTGCAGACCTAATGAAGTTGTGTTGATGAGTGGGTCTTGATGCCGTACCTGTCGTGTCTTGGCAGAGGTCTCAATGTAAGGAATGCCGTAGGATCGGGCAAGTTCCTGGGCTTGCCTTGTGTCCACCGTGCGTGCAGGGAGGTCACATTTGTTTCCCACAAGCACCATTGGCACATCGTCTGAGTCTTTTACACGTTTAATCTGTTCCCTGTgaatttgaaaacaaacacaatgcaaTAGTTGTCATTTAATTAGCAATTTCCTTCATGAGCACTTCATTCTGTCCCAATGACATATGCCTAGTCTGGGATCCTCTCTGCTTCATAAACAACAGCAGCTCCACCGCTGGAGAGCAAACCACCTAGGGAGCTCTAGGACCCTGAGGAAGACCAAGGGCCCTGCCGGTGCTGGGCTGTGCTGCACTGCCGAAGGAGGGAGTTGAGGGAGGAAggcagggagggggagggacaGACAACAGGCAGGCAGTGAACAGCATTACCTCATCACTACAGCAGCCAGCGCCAAACGCCAGGCAGCCAGAGTGAGAGGAGTGGGTCAGATCAATCTATCTGCTCAGCCCTTCTTCTCTTTTGAGCCACAGTGCAGCAGGATGCAGCCTCTCCCGTCTGCCTGGCCCATCTGCAGGGAACACTGCTAATGGTGTTTATGATAACAGATGAGGCAGGTATTCTAAAACAAATAGAACTATCTAAAATCCTGGCAAATATTAAAAGCTGATATGATCTTATTTAACCGGTGCATATGTAAGCAAAGTAGATTGATGGGGCTGCAGCCCCAGCTTCAACTCCCGCTATTGTGGCTCTTTGCCACATGCCATCCCCATTCTCTATTCCCTGTTTGTCACTCCATCCATTGTGCTATTTCAATAAAAGGCATGAAAGGGCCCCCAAAAAACGTGAAAAAATGTCTCTGCGTGTGTTTTTCCCTGGAAGATTCACTAATGCTTTTGTGAGCTGCACAATACTTTAACATTGACACCAGCAGTTTAATCCAGGCCCAAAAAAGGCTGAGCTGCAATGGCAACAAGCCAGACAAAACAGTGTTTAATAAACTTAAAACCTGCAGATTTCTCAAGTAGGTAGCAAACTTAATATGCTGtctcttttactccccatgtACAAGACTGTCAAGAGAGTATCTAATATGATGAGACCAAtaatgtgagaaagagagagagaaaagaatgcTGTCATCTACAGCTGAACATCCCCCCCATACACACACCATACACCTCCCTTTCTCCTTCCCCGTCCTTGAAAGTGCTACCTCTCCCCCGCTCCTCTAATTGAGTCAGGATCGATTTCATTGGCATCATGCTGTAATCCTCCAGTTGGGGGCTAAGCTTTCTTTAGCTGTGTTAAACGCTACAGCATGACATCACCCAACTGCTGCAGGGAGCTGGCACACGTACATATACACACCCCTCTGCACCCAGACCCCATGGGAGTCCCTGCAACACACACTgcataaacaaatacacacaccgACCATtaggggaggacagagagaaaatatATGTCCACCTAGGCTGATCTTTCATCCCCCCTGCATCCAATACAGTTACAGCATTGGAGCAACAGTCGTTGCCTTACTATTACACACACCTGTATTGATGAATGTCCTCAAAAGACTTAGTGTTGTTTATAGCGAAGACACAGAGGAAGCCCTCCCCTGTCCTCATGTACTGATCCCTCATGGCGCTGTACTCCTCCTGACCTGCAGTGTCCAGGATGTCCAGCAGGCAGGTCTCCCCGTCAATCACAACCTGCTTCCTGTACGagtcctgcagaaaaaaaaaaggacaaactcCAACGTTTAGACAGGTGGTAAAAGAGCAGTCCAGTGGTCCACTTGTAGTCCTTAACAAAACATAGGCACATGGGGAATACTTCAGGTGGGATTTCAAGCTACTCAAGTTCTCCCATGCTCAGTCACTCAGTGCTATGCTGCAAACATGTGTACTGTGTATTAACAGGTATCTGTAATTCAATTCCCCATCCATCCCCAAGTCAAATGAACATCAAGAGATCAGAGGAGCAGGGCATCAGAGCCAATGTTTAGCCTTCCAGCACGCAGCCACAAAAACATGGAGTGCCGTCCCTTTGTTTGTTAGAGCATAGGGGCCaggaatgcaaacacacaaaaaggacATTGTCTGGCCAGAGGCAGGCGTggtgagaaagagagggaaagagtggagacagagagggagagaaaaagagagaaaagagaggagaaaacattCTCAGTGGCTTCCCTCTGCCGTGTCTGCAATGTtggttaatgttttattttgagggtAATATAATGATTATGGAGaggcaaaataaatatatttcttcatAAAAAAACAGTCTGACCATTTGGAGAGGAGCCAAAGTGTTTGATTAGGTAAATTAAATTAACTTGAGTAGTACTGAGCTGCCTTTCCATTGAATCAAGAAAATCTTGCTGAGCAGTGACTGGGGGGGATGGATTTATATAAAACATTTGGATACATACCCACCATGAGTGTAAAATGAGTGTACACCCACACAACAATTTAGAGACATTTCTGTGATCAACATGTAGAACATATAGAAAGAGTCATACCTCTATAGTGGGGTCGTACTCGTCCACAAAGTGGTTCTGGATGAGCTGGATGGTGAGTGCACTCTTGCCCACGCCTCCTGCTCCCACCACCACCAGCTTATACTCCGTCatccttgctgctgctgctcaccacgcgcacacacacagagcactgctggggagagaggaagaagagaaaaaggtaCAGGTTAGCACTCTGACATTACACAACTACAACATCATCACCATCAGGTATAAACTGAGCAACAGAGCTTTGTTGAGCTATTCTGTGCCACTTGAATGCTATGATGTATGTGTTCAATAGCTAGTGGTTCAGACAAAGCAAAACAATTAATAGCATTACAGAAACattagaggtgtgtgtgtgtgtgtgtgtgtgtgtgtgtgtgtgtgtgtgtgtgtgtgtgtgtgtgtgtgtgtgtgtgtgtgtgtgtgtgtgtgtgtgtgtgtgtggctgaggTTGAGACCCTCAAAGGGGAATGTGAAAAATGTGCCGAAGGTACTCGATGTTCCAATCCTCTCAAACTGTGTGAGCAGCAGAGAGTGTGtatgagaggaagaaaagcgGGGGAGACAGTGAAGGGGCATGACACCGGCAGACTGACCCTCATCACTCAGATTTCACATTTCTAATGCCTATCTTTGAACCCAAACGCCACagccaaaataacccaaatCAAATAAATCCATCCCAACAGAGTCATTGAAAAATCATATTATACATAGTGAAAGGGAAATGATGATTTTGTTTTCCCTGCTCATCAAAAAGCTAATTTACTAATGCTAACAAAATAGGCTCATGTTATGAAGCATTTTATGTTAGCTTTTCTTGCTACCGCTTTAGGGGTCAGGCCATAGAAGCAGCACAAGAGGCCTCAAACTGTATTTTATGACTTCAGGTGTGTCTGAAGTCGTCCCCAATGGACCATCTGAACCCACTCAATAGGTCTTGTCGATGCATCAGGGCTACACTGATGATAACTCAAGGCATGTTATGAAGGGAACATGTCAGTCCCTTGAGAAAACATAAGTGATATCCATTTCTATAAAATGAAATTTACACAACACAGGTGAAGCTGTATAACGGTTTATGGACCAAGAGGGTCCATAAACGAAAAAAACGATAGCAAAACTAACATTGAGAGGTCAAATCTGGACAACAAATCGGACTTAAAAAGACACGCAAAGTTCCACTGGGTTATAAACAAATAGTTGGAAATTTAGCTCACTTAAAAATATGTTGCTCAGATTGAGATGTCGTTACCTGGTTGGGTAGAAACACCTCAACAACAGTAGTACAGATGCTTCACAaagcagaggaacattttaacaGGTGGGTCAGGATTGTTCCATTCATCTGGGAAAATTACCAAATATGCACGTTGTGATTTCACAGTGATAAGCATTGACTCAGCTGGAACAAGACACATAATACATCAATGCATAGACAACACAACGTAATACAAAGACGCACACATCCCCTGACATCCCCGCCTCCATCCTCATAACACTGCTGGTCAGTGAAATTCCAGCTGTGTTGAGTCACCACCAGGCAGAGAAAGTAGTCATATGGGTGTTTCCATTATATGCTTACAAGGTGTGACTCAGCTTAAATTGCAAATTCACCAAATTACCAAATTTATGACCTGAAGATGACCTGATCCCTCCAGCAGACGTGATGAGTCAGAGAAGAAGACATGCTG carries:
- the LOC117814195 gene encoding GTPase HRas, which codes for MTEYKLVVVGAGGVGKSALTIQLIQNHFVDEYDPTIEDSYRKQVVIDGETCLLDILDTAGQEEYSAMRDQYMRTGEGFLCVFAINNTKSFEDIHQYREQIKRVKDSDDVPMVLVGNKCDLPARTVDTRQAQELARSYGIPYIETSAKTRQGVEDAFYTLVREIRHHKLRKLNPPDESGQDCMSCRCVVS